From Halomicrobium salinisoli, the proteins below share one genomic window:
- a CDS encoding RIO1 family regulatory kinase/ATPase, with amino-acid sequence MAFRRLLRGRVPWETLEGVVAEVLDRYDEERAHVVFLEADNWLSTPMAVNDEWFVKVMTDQNSLVHALLTAGRNLGAFSSGREGFFEHFGTPYQMAEHELEALAAMREIGVNTPEPVEAFEYEELGVLVLEFLPDFETLEDLPPERVADHAPTVFDYLRRMHDDGIAHGDFRSENVLVAGGELYFIDATNVREDGIEDARSYDLACALGALTPIVGAKAAVDAAAEHYSPEELLSAEEFLDFVNIRPDHDFDAATLRGEIEKRAS; translated from the coding sequence ATGGCGTTTCGACGACTGCTGCGCGGGCGCGTGCCCTGGGAGACCCTGGAGGGGGTCGTCGCCGAGGTGCTGGACCGCTACGACGAGGAGCGCGCCCACGTTGTCTTCCTCGAGGCCGACAACTGGCTCTCGACTCCGATGGCCGTCAACGACGAGTGGTTCGTGAAGGTGATGACCGACCAGAACTCGCTCGTCCACGCGCTGCTGACGGCCGGCCGGAACCTCGGGGCCTTCTCCTCCGGCCGCGAGGGCTTCTTCGAGCACTTCGGCACGCCCTACCAGATGGCCGAGCACGAGCTGGAGGCGCTGGCGGCGATGCGCGAGATCGGCGTCAACACGCCCGAGCCCGTCGAGGCGTTCGAGTACGAGGAACTGGGCGTGCTCGTGCTGGAGTTCCTGCCCGACTTCGAGACGCTCGAGGACCTCCCGCCCGAGCGGGTCGCGGACCACGCGCCGACCGTCTTCGACTACCTCCGGCGGATGCACGACGACGGCATCGCTCACGGCGACTTCCGCAGCGAGAACGTCCTCGTCGCCGGCGGGGAACTGTACTTCATCGACGCGACGAACGTCCGCGAGGACGGCATCGAGGACGCCCGCTCGTACGACCTCGCCTGCGCGCTCGGTGCGCTGACGCCGATCGTCGGCGCGAAGGCGGCCGTCGACGCGGCCGCGGAGCACTACTCGCCAGAGGAGCTGTTGTCCGCCGAGGAGTTCCTCGACTTCGTCAACATCCGCCCGGACCACGACTTCGACGCCGCGACGCTCCGCGGCGAGATCGAGAAGCGGGCGAGCTGA
- a CDS encoding PQQ-binding-like beta-propeller repeat protein, with translation MRPRSRRALLRSLGPAAVGVIGGCSDLNDGETATPTTTVTETATPTETPSETPTETDTPTEVPDDRLVVDGPGPLPDAAWPSARRGVTNGGYHPDGAAFDASPAVDWRVETTLPDEVDRTGLMVSHPVLTGGRLFVAVSAAYGTHTPLPDCRFLRAIDPESGDRLWQRALAPTEGEGVKRATAPAVWGASVLAGAGSMLYAVDPRDGERLWARSLPDRVESIQPGDDRVYVAVDGSRRAIYVLDGDGDVVWDRALENYFRSRLAVANGHVYAGTSDGLYAFDQREGDVLWSAPTGNSDRYDGAVESVTDLVAVAGGLYAVVDGDAVAFHPDGEIAWHSRGEFQWLSTDGSRLYGVGTGETERVRALDAATGERLWEQRSEDFPGPAVATDGSLLLEADHDRVVGLDPATGASQWELSAEVEDLTVGRNAIYGVADGDLVGVRPTE, from the coding sequence ATGCGCCCCCGCTCCCGCCGCGCCCTCCTCCGCAGTCTCGGTCCCGCCGCCGTCGGCGTCATCGGCGGCTGCTCCGACCTGAACGACGGTGAGACGGCGACTCCGACGACGACGGTCACGGAAACGGCGACGCCAACGGAGACGCCCTCGGAGACGCCGACCGAGACCGACACGCCGACCGAGGTGCCTGACGACCGCCTGGTGGTCGACGGACCCGGACCACTACCGGACGCCGCCTGGCCCTCGGCGCGACGGGGCGTCACGAACGGCGGGTACCACCCCGACGGCGCCGCCTTCGACGCGTCACCGGCCGTCGACTGGCGGGTCGAGACGACGCTGCCGGACGAGGTAGACAGGACCGGCCTGATGGTCAGCCACCCCGTGCTGACAGGCGGTCGCCTGTTCGTGGCCGTCAGCGCAGCGTACGGCACCCACACGCCGCTCCCGGACTGCCGATTCCTGCGAGCGATCGACCCCGAGAGCGGGGACCGACTGTGGCAGCGCGCCCTCGCGCCGACGGAGGGAGAGGGCGTGAAAAGAGCCACGGCGCCCGCGGTCTGGGGCGCCAGCGTGCTCGCGGGGGCCGGATCGATGCTGTACGCCGTCGATCCCCGCGACGGCGAACGGCTGTGGGCGCGGTCGTTACCCGACCGCGTAGAATCGATCCAGCCCGGTGACGACCGGGTCTACGTCGCGGTCGATGGAAGCCGGCGGGCCATCTACGTGCTCGACGGCGACGGCGACGTCGTCTGGGACCGCGCGCTGGAGAACTACTTCAGATCCCGTCTGGCGGTTGCAAACGGACACGTGTACGCCGGGACGTCGGACGGTCTCTACGCGTTCGACCAGCGCGAGGGGGACGTACTCTGGAGCGCCCCGACCGGGAACAGCGACCGCTACGACGGCGCGGTCGAGTCGGTCACCGACCTCGTCGCCGTGGCCGGTGGACTCTACGCGGTCGTCGACGGGGACGCGGTCGCGTTCCACCCGGACGGGGAGATCGCCTGGCACTCCCGAGGGGAGTTCCAGTGGCTGTCGACGGACGGATCGCGCCTCTACGGCGTGGGGACGGGAGAGACAGAACGCGTCCGAGCGCTCGACGCAGCCACGGGCGAGCGGCTGTGGGAGCAGCGGTCCGAGGACTTCCCGGGCCCCGCCGTCGCGACCGACGGATCGCTGCTGCTCGAAGCGGATCACGACAGAGTCGTCGGGCTGGACCCCGCGACCGGCGCGTCCCAGTGGGAGCTATCGGCCGAGGTCGAGGATCTAACCGTCGGACGGAACGCCATCTACGGCGTCGCGGACGGCGACCTCGTCGGCGTCCGCCCGACGGAGTGA